The sequence AGAATGGCTGCTGCCGCCCTTCTCCGCCGAAATAAAGGACGGCTGCATCTACGGGCGCGGCTCCGTCGACATGAAATCCGGGCTCGCGGCCTCCGTATACGGCGCCGCTCTCGCAAAAGAGCTGGGGTACGCGAAAGGGAAAAGAATCTGCGTCAGCGGCTCAGTCTGCGAAGAATACTGCGACGGCGAAAACATAAAGATGATGTATAAAGAGCTGTCGCTGCGCCCCGACTTCGTCGTAATCTGCGAGCCATCCGACAACGTTATAACGCTCGGCCACAAGGGAAAGGCCCAGATGAGGATAAATACGCACGGCGTTTCCGCTCACGGCTCAGCACCCGAAAAGGGGATAAACGCCGTTTACGAAATGGCCGAGATAATCGAACGCGTCGAAGCGCTGAACAAGCGCCTCACGTCCGAAGGCGCGCCGCACGGAACGATCGTCCTTTCCGACATCAGCTGCGTCTCCGCGTCGCTGAACGCCGTGCCGAGCGAGGCGGAAATATACCTCGACCGCCGTCTCGTACTCGGCGAAACGGAAGAAAAAGTCCGCGCCGAGATGGAAGAGCTGATCAGCGGCAAACGCGCGACCTGGGAACTTGGCACGCTGCGCCGCACGAGCTGGAAAGGCGCGCCGCTCGTCTACGAACCGCTGCACATGGCGTGGAAGATAAGCGAGACTTCCCCGCTCTATGCGGCCGCGAACGCTGCCTACGAAGCGTCCTTCGGCAAAGCGCCGGAAAAGTACGACTTCTGGGACTTCGGCACAAACGCAGTCACGCCGGTCTCGATGGGGATAGAGACGATCGGCTTCGGCCCCGGCGAATACAAATTAGCGCACATGAGAGACGAACACTGCGCGACGGAAAAAATAAAAGACGCCGCAAAATTCTACGCGGAAATAATAGGAAAGTTGTAAAACACCCTCCAACGATGTACCGCATGGCTAAAAACACGCCATGCGGATTTTTTGTGATATTTAAAAAATTTTTGGCAGATGGAGCTAATATAACTCAACAATCAAATGATAAATGAAACGCCATAGACATTCTTGAATTTTCTTGCTATCTGATTATATTAATATATATTCAGTCAAACTCAGCAAAAAAATACAACACATATCAAACGATTATATGTTAGTATAAATATAAATTTTTGCCGCATTTCCTTTCGGCGGCATAGAACGGCAGGTGAAAGAATATGAAAGTCGGCAAACTTGTTGCGGTAGTCGACTCGCATACATGCGGAGAACCGACGCGCATCGTCGTAGGCGGGGCGCCGGTACTCAAAGGCAGGAGCATGCCCGAAAGATGGGACGACTTTAAGCGCAATCACGACGATTTCAGACGTTTTATCATGACAGAGCCGAGAGGTCACGAAAACATGTTCGGCGCGGTGCTCGTTCCGCCTATTTCCGAAGAAGCCGACACGGGAGTCATCTTCTGCGACTCCGGCGGCAGCGTTTCCATGTGCGGGCACGGTTCTATAGGCCTCGCGTCGGCAATGATAAATTTAAAAATGGTGGAAGTAAAGGAGCCTTATACCGATGTAACGCTGGACACGCCGGCGGGGCTCGTTACGATATCCGTCAGCGTAAAAGACGGGGAGGCGGTCGGCGCCGTCCTACGCAACGTCCCCGCGTTTGTCTACCGACAGGGATGCAGCCTGTATATGCCGTCGCTCGGCAAACATGTCGATATGGATATATGCTTCGGAGGCAGTTTCTTCGCCATGCTGGACGCGGAAGATTTCGGCCTGACGCTCATACCCTCAGAATCTTCAAAGATAAAGGCACTGGGAGTGGAGGCTATCGCGGAGGCGAACAAGCAATTCCACGTGCAGCATCCTCTTATAGCGCAGAACAATATGATTCTTCTGGCGGAGTTCGGTATATACAAAAATAACGACAACGCCAGGAACTGCGTAGTCTTCGGGGCCTCCAACATCGACCGTTCGCCGTGCGGCACGGGGACTTGCGCCAAAATGGCGCTGCTCGCGGCGCAGGGAAAGCTTAAGCCGGAGGAAGTTTTCAGGCATGAAAGCATTATAGGAACTATTTTCGAAGGACACTATTCGGAAAAGACAAAGATCGGCGATTTCGACGCGATCACACCATTCGTGCGCGGCGAAGCCAATATAACGGGTTTCAACTGGCTCATCGAGCAGAGCAGAGATCCGCTGCTCCCCGGTTTTCTGCTCTGCTGACAAAAATCGTCCCTGAAATATACGTTCATCACTGTAAAGAGATGAAACGAAGAAACCCATTATGTCGGGGCCTCAGAGATACGAAACACAAAGAGCCAATTCGGATAATCTAATAACTTTAGTTTATTAAATGATTTTTCTGTGTCGTCATGATCTGGTCACACAGAACTGGAAAGCCGCCGTAAATCAGACGTCTCTGATTTACGGCGGTAGATTTGGCGCTACGGGTCGAAAGTCGCTTAACCCAAAAAGCGCCTGCGTACACGCTCTAAACGCAAGGGCCTTAGAGCGGCGGACCTTTTGTTTGCCGCTACCCTGCAAGTGCTGTGGGCAAAAGTTTTTACCTCTCACTTAACACAGTGTAGCCCCAGGAGATTCTCCACTCTAACATCTTTCTGATATAGGGTCATAGTAGAATCACCAACGCCCTCTATCGCGGTAAATTCCCCACTCGCAACGCGGCGGACCTTCTCAACTATATCCTCAGCAACTTCATTTATGCCATGCGTTCCTTCCAAAATTCCGCTAGCATCGACATCCATATCTTCGTTGAATAATTCTTTGTTCCCGCTCACTCTTATAACAGGAACTATGGAATTATTGAATCCCGCTGCGCCGCTCGTCCAAAGGACTATATGCGCTCCAAGCGAAGCATAATTAATGCCGGCCCCGCCGCAAAGCATCGTCGCTTCTGATAAATAGAAACCGGGCTTGGATGGTTTGTCTATGAAGCTGTTGTTGATCTGCAAGACATCAACAATTGGGCGGGAGCCGGTTTTATGTAATGCGCCCAGTGATTTCTCCTCAATTGTAGTAAGACCGCCGATACAATTACCCACACTCATGGTTTCTACGTCGGCGCCCTTTACACTCCACCTGCGGCGTTCATTATTGATAAGGGTATTGATTTTAGCTGCCACATCTGGACTAACAGCGCGTCTGTCGAGGATATCCTCGCAGCCCTGTAACTCAAATAATTCTCCAGCAATGCAGATCGCCCCCATATCGACAAGCTTGTCCGCGGCGCGGCCAACGCTTGGGTTAGAAGCGAGCCCGGAGCTCGTATCACTTCCGCCGCACTTTATTCCTATCACTAACTTACTCATCGGAAATTCTTCCTTGACTAAGCTGTCGATATATCGCTCAATTTTCTTGACTTTTTCAATCCCTTCAGCTATACACTTTCGCGTACCGCCAAGCTTTATGCAGCAAAGCTCTTCGGCCGGCCTCCCCGTCGCTCTTACGAGTTCCGTTATTTGAGACGGCAAAATACTTCCGCAGCCCATCGCAACCACTACTACACCTGCAACATTTGGCGT is a genomic window of Synergistes jonesii containing:
- a CDS encoding UxaA family hydrolase gives rise to the protein MNFEGFRRPDGSVGIRNKVLIVAVDECCDGISREIAKNFTNTVVLTNWYTCMLGGNEETFNQMVEVSKTPNVAGVVVVAMGCGSILPSQITELVRATGRPAEELCCIKLGGTRKCIAEGIEKVKKIERYIDSLVKEEFPMSKLVIGIKCGGSDTSSGLASNPSVGRAADKLVDMGAICIAGELFELQGCEDILDRRAVSPDVAAKINTLINNERRRWSVKGADVETMSVGNCIGGLTTIEEKSLGALHKTGSRPIVDVLQINNSFIDKPSKPGFYLSEATMLCGGAGINYASLGAHIVLWTSGAAGFNNSIVPVIRVSGNKELFNEDMDVDASGILEGTHGINEVAEDIVEKVRRVASGEFTAIEGVGDSTMTLYQKDVRVENLLGLHCVK
- a CDS encoding YgeY family selenium metabolism-linked hydrolase, whose translation is MSLLSESFETELIEFTRRLVRLQSYSDHEGVVAEAVIAKMRELGYDEAFIDGTGNAVGFIGEAGKLIHFDSHMDTVEASDAEEWLLPPFSAEIKDGCIYGRGSVDMKSGLAASVYGAALAKELGYAKGKRICVSGSVCEEYCDGENIKMMYKELSLRPDFVVICEPSDNVITLGHKGKAQMRINTHGVSAHGSAPEKGINAVYEMAEIIERVEALNKRLTSEGAPHGTIVLSDISCVSASLNAVPSEAEIYLDRRLVLGETEEKVRAEMEELISGKRATWELGTLRRTSWKGAPLVYEPLHMAWKISETSPLYAAANAAYEASFGKAPEKYDFWDFGTNAVTPVSMGIETIGFGPGEYKLAHMRDEHCATEKIKDAAKFYAEIIGKL
- a CDS encoding proline racemase family protein; its protein translation is MKVGKLVAVVDSHTCGEPTRIVVGGAPVLKGRSMPERWDDFKRNHDDFRRFIMTEPRGHENMFGAVLVPPISEEADTGVIFCDSGGSVSMCGHGSIGLASAMINLKMVEVKEPYTDVTLDTPAGLVTISVSVKDGEAVGAVLRNVPAFVYRQGCSLYMPSLGKHVDMDICFGGSFFAMLDAEDFGLTLIPSESSKIKALGVEAIAEANKQFHVQHPLIAQNNMILLAEFGIYKNNDNARNCVVFGASNIDRSPCGTGTCAKMALLAAQGKLKPEEVFRHESIIGTIFEGHYSEKTKIGDFDAITPFVRGEANITGFNWLIEQSRDPLLPGFLLC